From Flavobacterium sp. 102, a single genomic window includes:
- a CDS encoding methionine aminotransferase has product MSKLPHIGTSIFTVMSQMATEHQAINLSQGFPNFPIDERLIAILSKLAKENIHQYTPMSGLPSLLDKIAVLTQQSYGRTVSAKEEILITAGATEGIFATIQALVRANEEVIILDPSYDCYEAPILLSNAKPIRVSLNIDFTPNWEVISAAANEKTKLIIINNPHNPTGKMWTENDFVQLEKLVEAYPNLLVLSDEVYEYITFEEPHISVHHRPKLWHRSISVSSFGKSFHITGWKIGYVIAPENIMKEIKKVHQFLVFSVSSIAQHVLNDYIDLVDVKALGQFYQQKRDLFRNLIKETKLELLPCEGTYFQVASYANISDENDLNFTKRLVTEFGVATIPISTFYANGNDHQCIRFCFAKDDETLEKAAERLIKL; this is encoded by the coding sequence ATGTCCAAACTTCCTCATATCGGCACGAGTATTTTCACTGTAATGTCACAGATGGCAACAGAACACCAAGCTATTAATCTGTCTCAAGGCTTTCCGAATTTTCCCATTGATGAACGACTAATCGCTATTCTTTCTAAACTTGCCAAAGAAAATATTCATCAGTATACGCCCATGAGTGGTTTGCCTTCGCTTTTGGATAAAATAGCAGTGCTCACCCAACAATCTTATGGTAGAACGGTTTCTGCCAAAGAAGAAATACTAATCACAGCCGGCGCAACAGAAGGCATTTTTGCAACAATTCAAGCATTAGTCAGAGCCAATGAAGAAGTGATTATTCTCGACCCGAGTTATGACTGCTACGAAGCGCCGATTTTATTAAGCAATGCCAAACCAATAAGGGTTTCGCTCAACATTGACTTTACTCCTAATTGGGAAGTGATTTCGGCTGCAGCTAATGAAAAAACCAAACTCATCATCATCAACAATCCGCACAATCCAACGGGAAAAATGTGGACAGAAAATGATTTTGTTCAATTGGAAAAATTAGTTGAAGCTTACCCTAATCTCTTAGTGCTTTCAGACGAAGTTTATGAATACATCACTTTTGAGGAACCCCATATTTCGGTACACCATCGACCAAAATTGTGGCATCGGAGTATTTCTGTTTCGTCATTCGGGAAGTCATTTCACATCACCGGTTGGAAAATCGGGTACGTCATTGCACCGGAAAACATTATGAAAGAGATTAAAAAAGTGCATCAGTTTTTGGTTTTCAGTGTGAGCAGCATTGCCCAACATGTACTAAACGACTATATCGATTTGGTTGACGTGAAAGCTCTGGGACAGTTTTACCAACAGAAGAGAGATTTATTCAGAAACTTGATTAAAGAAACCAAACTCGAATTGTTGCCTTGCGAAGGGACTTACTTTCAAGTGGCTTCCTATGCCAATATTTCAGATGAAAATGATTTAAATTTCACTAAAAGATTGGTCACCGAATTTGGCGTGGCCACAATTCCTATCTCTACTTTTTATGCTAATGGCAATGACCATCAATGCATACGATTTTGCTTTGCCAAAGATGATGAAACCCTTGAAAAAGCAGCTGAACGTTTGATAAAATTATAG
- a CDS encoding efflux RND transporter periplasmic adaptor subunit, whose product MKTKIIIVVLAILGMSCNSKKDESETTGKEVSEKIVTLTDSQLKNAGIVSEPMQKRTISATINVNGVIDVPPQNLVSVSMPLGGYLKNTKLLPGMYVKKNEVIAVMEDQQYIQLQQEYLTAQSKLFFAEKEYERQRDLNRDKASSDKVFQMADAEYKNLRITVNALAEKLKLIHINPKSLSEKTISKSVNIYSPINGFVSKVNVNIGKYVNASDILFELINPDDIHLNLKVFEKDINGLYIGQKLVAYSNSQPDKKYNCEIILISKDISSIEHSAEVHCHFQQYDKTLLPGMYMNAVIELKREAVLTLPEKAIVTFEGKEYVFVQLDNHKFEMIAVKVGNSENSFTEILNSEVLNTKNIAVKGAYTLLMQLKNKSEE is encoded by the coding sequence ATGAAAACAAAAATCATTATAGTAGTTTTAGCCATACTGGGTATGAGTTGCAACTCCAAAAAAGATGAAAGCGAAACCACTGGTAAAGAGGTTTCCGAAAAAATAGTTACGCTAACAGATTCACAACTTAAAAATGCGGGGATAGTTAGCGAACCTATGCAAAAAAGAACCATTTCGGCCACAATTAATGTGAATGGTGTCATTGATGTGCCACCACAGAATCTGGTTTCTGTGAGCATGCCTTTGGGAGGTTATTTGAAAAACACCAAATTACTTCCGGGTATGTACGTCAAAAAAAATGAAGTTATTGCCGTGATGGAAGATCAGCAATACATTCAGTTGCAACAAGAATATTTAACGGCACAATCTAAACTATTTTTTGCCGAAAAAGAATACGAACGCCAAAGAGATTTAAACCGAGATAAAGCCAGTAGTGATAAAGTGTTTCAAATGGCTGATGCAGAATACAAAAACCTCAGAATCACAGTCAACGCCTTAGCCGAGAAACTAAAATTAATTCACATTAACCCTAAATCGCTTTCTGAAAAAACTATTTCTAAAAGTGTCAATATCTATTCTCCCATAAATGGATTTGTCTCAAAAGTCAATGTAAATATTGGTAAGTATGTTAATGCTTCTGATATACTATTCGAACTCATTAATCCTGATGACATTCATTTAAACTTAAAAGTATTTGAAAAAGACATTAACGGACTTTATATTGGACAAAAATTGGTCGCTTATTCTAACAGTCAGCCTGATAAAAAATACAATTGCGAAATTATTTTAATCAGTAAAGACATTTCATCTATTGAACATAGTGCAGAAGTTCATTGTCATTTTCAGCAATACGACAAAACCCTTTTGCCGGGAATGTATATGAATGCTGTAATTGAACTAAAACGAGAAGCTGTGCTTACTTTACCCGAAAAAGCCATCGTGACTTTTGAAGGAAAAGAGTATGTTTTTGTTCAATTGGATAATCATAAATTTGAAATGATAGCTGTAAAAGTGGGAAACAGTGAAAATAGTTTCACCGAAATTCTCAACAGTGAAGTCTTAAATACCAAAAACATTGCTGTCAAAGGCGCATACACCTTGTTGATGCAATTAAAAAACAAATCGGAAGAATAA